The proteins below come from a single Triticum aestivum cultivar Chinese Spring chromosome 5D, IWGSC CS RefSeq v2.1, whole genome shotgun sequence genomic window:
- the LOC123121700 gene encoding 65-kDa microtubule-associated protein 6, with protein sequence MVGMEGTGCGALLRELQQIWAEVGESEGEKSKVLSEIERECLEVYRRKVDDANRTRVQLHQSVATKEAEVALLMATLGEHKLYLKKDKGYVSLKEQLAAVTPVLDDLKCKKEERIKQYYDIRSQIEKIRSELSEHNDKGDHVNSPAADEHDLSTRKLNSYQAQLSTLQKDKSDRLHKVLKYVNEVHSLCGVLGIDFAKTVNGIHPSLHQNGVEQSRNISNSTLEGLASTISNLKAERKSRIDKMRDTMESLCHLWKLMDSSEVEKRQFSKVISILISPEEGITSAGVLSQETIEKMEAEVERLTELKTKRLKEIVTKRRAELEDICKNAHIEPDLSTAPEQTNALIDSGTIDPSELLANIESQIVKAKEESLSRKDIMDRINKWIAACDEEAWLEEYNQDSKRYSSGRGAHVNLRRAEKARILVTKIPAMMDNLINRTFAWENARNKPFLYDGGRLVSVLEEYRLNRKQKEEEKRRYRDQKKLESILLAEKEAIFGSKPSPKRASSLTRKTNGYRSNGSSNGLMTPTPRRSSLGSATPELSTPRSYTSRYNRYFGDSRRLSISQLNFGDDSLSTFTSISGSEPESPSMG encoded by the exons ATGGTGGGCATGGAGGGCACCGGCTGTGGCGCGTTGCTCAGAGAGCTTCAG CAAATCTGGGCAGAGGTAGGGGAAAGCGAGGGTGAGAAGAGCAAGGTCTTGTCAGAGATAGAGAGGGAGTGCTTGGAGGTGTACCGCAGGAAGGTGGACGATGCCAATCGGACCAGGGTCCAGCTGCACCAGTCTGTGGCCACCAAGGAAGCCGAGGTTGCATTGCTAATGGCTACTCTAGGGGAGCACAAGCTGTATCTCAAG AAAGACAAGGGCTACGTGTCGCTCAAAGAACAACTCGCTGCCGTCACCCCTGTACTCGACGATCTGAAATGCAAGAAAGAAGAAAGGATCAAGCAGTACTACGATATTCGATCACAGATTGAGAAGATACGCTCTGAGTTAAGTGAGCATAATGACAAAGGTGATCATGTAAACAGTCCAGCTGCTGATGAACATGATTTGTCGACAAGGAAGCTTAATAGCTACCAAGCGCAACTTAGTACTCTTCAGAAAGATAAG TCAGATAGACTTCACAAAGTTCTGAAATACGTAAATGAAGTGCATTCTTTATGTGGAGTCCTTGGAATTGATTTCGCAAAGACCGTAAACGGAATTCATCCCAGTCTACATCAGAATGGTGTTGAGCAGTCCAGAAACATCAGCAATAGCACACTGGAAGGCCTTGCTAGCACAATATCAAATCTTAAAGCAGAGAGAAAATCTAGAATCGATAAG ATGAGAGACACAATGGAGTCATTATGTCACCTCTGGAAGTTAATGGACTCTTCTGAAGTGGAGAAGAGACAATTCAGCAAAGTAATCAGCATTCTCATATCACCAGAAGAGGGAATCACATCCGCTGGTGTTCTTTCCCAGGAAACAATCGAGAAG ATGGAAGCTGAGGTTGAGAGGTTAACAGAACTTAAAACCAAAAGATTGAAAGAAATCGTCACGAAAAGAAGGGCCGAATTAGAAGATATATGCAAGAATGCACACATAGAACCTGATCTCAGCACAGCCCCTGAGCAAACTAACGCTCTGATTGATTCTG GTACTATTGACCCTTCTGAGCTCCTGGCGAATATCGAGTCACAAATAGTGAAAGCAAAAGAAGAGTCACTAAGTCGAAAAGATATTATGGACAGGATAAATAAATGGATTGCTGCCTGTGATGAAGAGGCTTGGCTTGAAGAATATAACCAG GACTCGAAGAGGTATAGTTCTGGAAGGGGTGCTCATGTAAACCTTAGAAGGGCGGAAAAGGCACGGATTTTGGTCACTAAAATTCCAG CTATGATGGACAACCTGATAAACCGTACCTTTGCTTGGGAAAATGCAAGAAATAAGCCATTCTTATATGATGGG GGACGACTAGTATCTGTTCTAGAAGAGTACAGACTTAACAGAAAACAAAAGGAAGAGGAAAAACGGCGATACCGG GATCAGAAGAAATTGGAGAGCATCCTACTTGCAGAGAAAGAAGCGATTTTTGGCTCCAAACCAAGCCCAAAGAGAGCGAGCAGCTTAACCAGAAAGACAAATGGGTACCGTTCAAATGGAAGCAGTAATGGACTAATGACCCCAACACCTCGCCGATCATCCCTAGGCAGTGCCACCCCTGAGCTTTCGACACCCAGATCATATACTAGTCGCTATAATAGATACTTTGGTGATTCAAGGCGGCTATC